The Nitrospinota bacterium genome contains a region encoding:
- a CDS encoding GMC family oxidoreductase has translation MTPDISTGISKGWEHHDASLLERDMVIEADVAVIGTGAGGGLSAEIFAKSGLKVVMIEEGPLKTYRDFHLLESEAYPHLYQESASRKTKDKGIEFLQGRCVGGSTTVNWTTSIRTPIQTLEYWRDIYDFKGYGMSEIVPWFELAEERFNVTSWDIPPNENNDVLRRGAEKLGISFDFMKRNVKKCLNIGYCGLGCPVSARQSVDVTSIPSAMEKGAILLSRARAERLNINGGKVKSVTCVGMDRFGTAPGKHKVTVVAREFVLSGGAIGTPALLLRSKAPDPHAIIGKRTFLHPVSISIAQMPDRVDGWSGAPQSVYSDHFNFVNDGRMEYKLEMAPVHPVLAATKITGYGKRHKEHMKNLPYAQVIIALNKDGFHRESPGGYVELNRDGTPVLNYPITDYLWDGLRRSLLSSAEIQFAAGAKMVLPLHEDSFGFRSWSEAKNEIPKLEMSTLRARVASAHVMGGCPMGASEKTSLLDFNGKYRFLDNLHVFDGSIYPTSLGANPQLTIFAVTMKQATELTKEI, from the coding sequence GTGACTCCCGACATCTCCACCGGCATATCAAAAGGGTGGGAACACCATGACGCTTCTCTACTCGAACGGGACATGGTGATTGAAGCTGACGTTGCCGTGATAGGCACCGGCGCGGGGGGTGGCCTTTCGGCGGAGATATTTGCCAAGTCCGGACTAAAGGTCGTCATGATAGAGGAGGGGCCTTTAAAGACGTATCGCGACTTTCATCTGCTGGAAAGCGAAGCGTATCCTCACCTCTATCAGGAATCTGCGAGCAGAAAGACCAAGGATAAGGGAATCGAATTCCTGCAGGGGCGTTGTGTCGGCGGAAGTACTACGGTGAACTGGACAACTTCAATTCGCACACCAATCCAGACTCTAGAATATTGGCGCGATATATATGATTTTAAAGGATATGGTATGTCGGAAATAGTGCCGTGGTTCGAACTGGCCGAGGAGCGTTTCAACGTCACGAGTTGGGATATCCCGCCGAACGAGAACAACGATGTGCTTCGGCGAGGGGCAGAAAAACTCGGTATCTCTTTCGATTTTATGAAAAGGAACGTGAAGAAGTGCCTAAACATCGGTTATTGCGGTTTAGGCTGTCCCGTCAGCGCCCGGCAATCGGTGGATGTAACTTCCATCCCATCGGCTATGGAAAAGGGGGCGATACTGTTAAGCCGGGCGAGAGCCGAAAGATTGAATATTAACGGTGGAAAAGTAAAAAGTGTTACCTGTGTCGGGATGGACAGATTCGGAACGGCTCCCGGAAAGCATAAAGTTACAGTGGTTGCCAGGGAGTTTGTTCTATCGGGAGGCGCAATTGGAACACCGGCACTCCTCTTGAGGAGCAAAGCTCCCGATCCACATGCGATAATCGGCAAGAGGACTTTTCTGCACCCCGTAAGTATTTCGATAGCTCAAATGCCGGACAGGGTGGATGGCTGGTCGGGAGCGCCGCAATCGGTATACTCAGACCACTTCAATTTCGTTAACGATGGCAGAATGGAGTATAAGCTGGAGATGGCGCCTGTCCATCCGGTACTTGCCGCGACAAAAATCACAGGATATGGGAAGCGTCATAAAGAGCATATGAAAAATCTGCCATATGCCCAAGTGATTATCGCTCTGAACAAGGATGGTTTCCACCGCGAAAGTCCGGGCGGTTACGTGGAATTGAACAGGGACGGAACACCCGTGCTGAATTATCCGATAACCGATTACCTGTGGGACGGTCTTCGCAGGTCGTTGCTCTCTTCCGCCGAGATTCAGTTTGCCGCCGGAGCAAAAATGGTGCTTCCGCTACATGAAGATTCATTCGGGTTTCGCTCATGGAGCGAAGCTAAAAATGAAATTCCAAAACTTGAGATGTCGACTTTAAGGGCAAGGGTCGCCAGCGCACATGTGATGGGTGGATGCCCGATGGGAGCCTCCGAAAAAACATCCCTTCTCGATTTCAATGGAAAGTATCGCTTTCTGGACAATCTTCATGTGTTCGACGGCTCGATATATCCGACAAGCCTAGGAGCCAATCCGCAACTTACAATATTTGCGGTAACGATGAAGCAGGCCACTGAGCTGACAAAAGAAATATGA
- a CDS encoding nitronate monooxygenase yields MIVTPFTEQVGIEVPLICGAMYPCSNPELVAEVSKAGGIGIIQPVSMTFVYGHTLREGIRYIRTLTNKPIGFNALVEDSSRRYMNRMRMWVDIALEENVRFFITALGKPKWVVDKVHQAGGIVYHDATNRKWALKALESEVDGLICVNNRAGGHAGKESAEKMYDDLKDLGVPLICAGGIGNEADFKAALDLGYAGVQMGTRFIATKECNVHDDYKNAILNAKEKDIVLTDKISGVPVSVIRTPFVDKTGTEANWIVKLLLRDKSIKRWMRMFYTLRSIFHLKKASQQGSGYRDYFQAGKSVEKIDSIEPAGEVVKRFASFVSKVDAKKKA; encoded by the coding sequence ATGATTGTGACACCGTTTACCGAGCAGGTCGGGATTGAAGTCCCTCTCATCTGCGGAGCTATGTACCCTTGCAGTAATCCCGAGCTTGTCGCCGAGGTGAGTAAAGCCGGGGGGATCGGCATCATACAGCCGGTATCCATGACCTTCGTATATGGTCATACGCTTCGGGAGGGTATACGCTATATTCGAACCCTCACAAACAAGCCTATCGGTTTCAACGCTCTTGTTGAGGATTCTTCCAGACGTTATATGAATAGAATGCGCATGTGGGTCGACATTGCGCTAGAGGAGAATGTTCGTTTTTTTATTACAGCCCTTGGAAAACCCAAATGGGTGGTCGACAAGGTACATCAGGCGGGAGGGATCGTATATCATGACGCAACAAACAGGAAATGGGCGCTTAAAGCGCTCGAGAGCGAAGTCGATGGGTTGATTTGCGTGAACAACCGAGCGGGTGGACATGCAGGAAAAGAATCGGCAGAAAAGATGTATGACGACCTTAAGGATCTTGGAGTCCCGTTGATATGTGCCGGTGGTATTGGAAACGAAGCCGATTTCAAGGCGGCGCTTGACCTTGGATATGCGGGCGTTCAGATGGGAACACGCTTTATCGCTACGAAAGAGTGTAATGTGCATGATGACTATAAGAATGCCATTCTAAACGCGAAGGAAAAGGATATTGTCCTTACGGACAAGATAAGCGGCGTTCCGGTTTCAGTGATCCGCACCCCTTTTGTTGATAAAACAGGAACTGAGGCGAATTGGATCGTTAAGCTACTGCTACGCGATAAAAGTATCAAGCGGTGGATGAGGATGTTTTACACATTAAGGTCGATCTTCCACCTGAAAAAAGCTTCCCAGCAGGGTTCGGGGTACAGGGACTATTTTCAGGCCGGCAAATCGGTGGAGAAGATCGACTCAATTGAACCGGCTGGCGAGGTAGTCAAGAGATTCGCGAGTTTTGTTTCGAAAGTGGACGCCAAGAAAAAAGCATAA
- a CDS encoding DUF4442 domain-containing protein encodes MTLVRPGFILKTWRLLAEIPFGKAVFSFFIGQVAPYSGSIGFRTVFLEPGKAVVEMRDRRKVRNHLNSIHAMALVNLAEIASGLAMMAGIPENARGIVRRFSIEYTKKARGTITAKSEFDPPKDNIEKEYEVDVVLRDVAGDIVATAKACWLIGPLKE; translated from the coding sequence TTGACATTAGTTAGACCGGGTTTCATTTTAAAAACATGGCGCCTGCTGGCCGAAATACCTTTTGGGAAAGCGGTTTTCAGCTTTTTCATAGGGCAGGTTGCCCCCTACTCCGGTTCAATAGGCTTTCGAACAGTATTCCTTGAACCCGGCAAAGCCGTTGTGGAGATGCGTGACAGGAGAAAAGTAAGGAACCATCTGAACAGCATACACGCAATGGCGCTCGTGAACCTTGCGGAAATCGCCTCCGGTCTCGCGATGATGGCAGGAATACCGGAGAACGCGCGCGGAATAGTCAGAAGATTTTCAATTGAATATACAAAGAAGGCCCGCGGAACCATCACGGCAAAGTCGGAGTTTGATCCGCCGAAGGATAATATCGAAAAAGAGTACGAGGTTGACGTGGTACTGCGAGACGTAGCAGGCGATATAGTGGCAACCGCGAAGGCCTGCTGGCTTATAGGCCCTTTAAAGGAATAA
- a CDS encoding serine protease translates to MKAAKGITILIIAISISACASSRDLYLTQTGFYGIKKGATKEDFAKWWIEPNKRYRGAKPVWQTILNEGGDTWEILVFDVYDAPSVLHGNPEINHQEYVAFRNGVLEKWGTGTRPDVFSAEHERSKEVISTEEMERALGTAWPTEYGYIITCRHVIERRKNIQLIRTDGVKIAARVYLSDMDNDIALLIPESFESIPAPFAISEEEPRMGADVFTIGFPLPHITGFSPKLFTGRINSTKGLKNDPNTMQMSAPVQQGNSGGPLFNRKGEVIGITSVKLKTIRHFNWYGDIPQNINYATKSAKLMELLKRAPAPSDAGTLKSVQADGLSLENMVEKMKDSVLLVTGE, encoded by the coding sequence ATGAAAGCGGCAAAAGGAATTACTATCCTCATTATCGCAATATCCATTTCTGCCTGCGCCAGTTCAAGGGATCTATATCTCACGCAAACCGGATTTTACGGCATCAAGAAAGGGGCCACTAAAGAGGATTTTGCGAAGTGGTGGATAGAGCCGAACAAGCGATACAGAGGGGCAAAACCGGTATGGCAAACAATACTCAATGAAGGGGGTGATACATGGGAAATCCTTGTATTTGATGTCTACGATGCCCCAAGCGTTTTGCATGGCAATCCGGAAATAAACCATCAGGAATATGTAGCCTTCAGGAACGGCGTACTTGAAAAATGGGGAACCGGAACCCGGCCAGATGTTTTTTCAGCGGAACATGAGAGGTCAAAGGAGGTTATCTCCACGGAAGAGATGGAAAGAGCGCTCGGCACCGCCTGGCCTACCGAATATGGATACATCATTACCTGCAGACACGTTATCGAAAGGAGAAAAAATATTCAGCTTATAAGGACAGACGGGGTGAAAATAGCGGCAAGGGTATATCTTTCAGACATGGATAACGATATCGCCCTTCTAATCCCAGAAAGTTTCGAATCGATTCCTGCTCCTTTTGCCATCTCCGAAGAAGAGCCCCGGATGGGAGCCGATGTGTTCACGATAGGTTTTCCCCTCCCCCATATCACCGGATTCTCCCCAAAACTATTTACCGGCAGGATCAACTCCACAAAGGGGTTGAAGAACGATCCGAATACCATGCAGATGAGCGCGCCCGTTCAGCAGGGAAACAGCGGTGGCCCGCTCTTTAACCGTAAAGGGGAAGTTATCGGCATTACCTCAGTGAAATTGAAAACAATACGCCATTTCAACTGGTACGGCGATATACCTCAAAACATAAACTACGCAACAAAATCGGCAAAACTTATGGAATTGCTGAAACGGGCGCCTGCTCCGTCGGACGCAGGAACATTAAAATCTGTTCAGGCAGACGGCCTATCTCTTGAAAACATGGTTGAAAAAATGAAGGATTCCGTTCTGCTTGTTACAGGCGAATAG
- a CDS encoding 3-hydroxyacyl-CoA dehydrogenase NAD-binding domain-containing protein, whose product MGQINKVAVLGAGVMGSTIAAHFANAGLDVLLLDIVPKEPTDDEKKKGLGLESPAVRNRFALKGLEGAKKAKPAPFYLPAYASHIETGNLEDDLARLKECDWVIEVVLENMDVKKKLFSEKIAPNLKEGAILSTNTSGLSVNEMAESLPPNVRKNFLVTHFFNPPRYMRLLEIVPCKDTSQETVAAMAHFISNRLGKGIVYAKDTPNFVGNRIGVYAIFNSIRHMLEMKMTVEEVDAIAGPATGRPKSAAFRTVDLVGIDTLVHIAENTYKALPNDEQRDIFKVPEFMLKMVKEGLHGSKTEKGFYKKEKGANGSNILYYDYTSSDFKPLQKPKFGSIQSAKMMDNTAVRVKAVVSGPDKASEFAWKNLRDTIIYAFNRVPEIADDVVNIDNAMKWGFNWELGPFEMLDAIGINYFVERAGKDGVAVPEKLKGIESFYRYTDGRKEYFDITSGKFKEVPQRANEINLEIIKKAGGVVEKNANCSIVDLGDGVFCFEFHSKMNSLSNDILSFTHKAVKRAETEGVGLVIGNRGANFSAGANLMMLAVAIAEGAFEDVDITIRAFQKATMGVKYAKVPVVAAPFHLALGGGCEFPLHADAINAYAETYMGLVEIGVGLLPAGGGTKEMAVRAIDLADKFGTDPTTFIFKYFKNIGLATVSMSASELFELGYMREGDSITMNFDNLISDAKQKVIALAGNYRPKKPREDLKAPGRSIAASMKSQLWNMKMGGFATEYEAEIGGMIADVITGGDVPAGTIITEKYLLDLEREKFLKLCGNKKTIERIQHMLKKGKPLRN is encoded by the coding sequence ATGGGTCAGATTAACAAGGTAGCAGTGCTCGGCGCAGGGGTGATGGGTTCGACTATCGCCGCCCACTTCGCCAATGCGGGACTGGATGTCCTGCTGCTTGATATTGTCCCGAAAGAGCCTACAGATGATGAAAAGAAGAAGGGGCTTGGCCTGGAAAGCCCAGCCGTAAGGAACCGATTCGCATTAAAAGGGCTTGAAGGGGCAAAAAAGGCAAAGCCTGCCCCCTTTTACCTCCCGGCCTATGCCTCTCATATTGAAACCGGAAATCTGGAGGATGACCTGGCCCGTCTCAAGGAGTGCGACTGGGTTATTGAGGTCGTTCTTGAAAATATGGATGTGAAGAAAAAACTCTTCTCTGAAAAGATTGCTCCAAACCTGAAGGAAGGGGCCATTCTTTCAACGAACACAAGCGGACTCTCGGTAAACGAGATGGCCGAGTCGCTTCCACCAAACGTCAGGAAGAATTTCCTGGTCACGCACTTCTTCAATCCGCCTCGATATATGAGGCTTCTTGAAATTGTGCCATGCAAGGATACATCCCAGGAAACAGTTGCCGCTATGGCGCATTTCATATCCAACAGACTTGGAAAGGGGATAGTCTACGCAAAAGACACCCCAAACTTTGTGGGGAACCGCATAGGCGTTTACGCGATCTTCAACTCCATAAGGCACATGCTGGAAATGAAGATGACGGTCGAAGAGGTGGATGCCATAGCCGGACCGGCAACAGGGAGGCCGAAAAGCGCGGCATTTCGTACGGTCGACCTGGTAGGCATCGATACGCTGGTACATATTGCCGAAAATACATACAAGGCACTCCCCAACGACGAACAGAGGGATATATTCAAGGTTCCCGAATTCATGCTCAAAATGGTGAAAGAGGGGCTTCATGGCAGTAAAACGGAAAAGGGATTCTACAAGAAAGAGAAAGGGGCGAACGGCTCCAACATCCTCTACTACGACTACACCAGTTCCGACTTCAAGCCACTTCAAAAGCCAAAGTTCGGATCCATACAGTCTGCCAAGATGATGGACAACACTGCTGTAAGGGTAAAGGCGGTAGTATCCGGCCCCGACAAGGCTTCGGAATTTGCCTGGAAAAATCTGCGGGATACCATAATTTACGCATTCAACAGGGTGCCTGAGATCGCCGATGATGTGGTAAACATCGATAACGCAATGAAGTGGGGTTTCAACTGGGAATTGGGACCTTTCGAGATGCTGGATGCGATCGGCATCAACTACTTCGTTGAAAGAGCCGGGAAGGACGGTGTTGCCGTTCCTGAAAAACTGAAAGGGATCGAAAGTTTTTACAGGTATACGGATGGACGCAAAGAGTATTTCGACATCACAAGTGGTAAATTCAAGGAGGTTCCGCAGAGAGCCAACGAGATAAACCTGGAAATAATAAAGAAGGCCGGGGGAGTGGTAGAAAAGAATGCCAACTGCTCAATAGTAGACCTCGGCGACGGCGTGTTCTGTTTCGAATTTCATTCCAAGATGAACAGCCTCAGTAACGACATCCTTTCGTTTACACACAAGGCGGTAAAAAGGGCGGAAACAGAAGGGGTCGGTCTGGTAATCGGAAACCGAGGAGCAAACTTCTCTGCTGGCGCAAATCTTATGATGCTTGCAGTTGCAATAGCTGAGGGAGCTTTCGAGGATGTCGATATTACAATCCGGGCTTTCCAGAAGGCGACAATGGGTGTTAAATATGCCAAGGTGCCGGTTGTAGCGGCGCCGTTCCATCTTGCCCTTGGTGGCGGATGTGAATTTCCACTCCATGCCGATGCCATCAATGCGTATGCAGAAACATATATGGGGCTTGTCGAAATTGGCGTAGGACTACTTCCCGCTGGTGGCGGTACAAAAGAGATGGCTGTAAGGGCAATAGATCTTGCTGATAAATTCGGCACCGACCCAACAACTTTCATCTTCAAATATTTTAAAAATATCGGTCTTGCAACGGTGTCGATGTCCGCATCTGAACTCTTCGAACTCGGCTATATGAGGGAAGGGGACAGCATAACCATGAATTTCGATAACCTGATATCGGATGCAAAACAGAAAGTAATTGCCCTTGCAGGAAACTACCGCCCCAAAAAGCCGCGCGAAGACCTGAAGGCCCCCGGCCGGAGCATTGCGGCGAGCATGAAGAGCCAGCTTTGGAACATGAAGATGGGTGGTTTTGCAACCGAGTATGAAGCGGAGATCGGCGGAATGATCGCCGATGTCATTACCGGCGGAGATGTTCCGGCGGGAACGATCATAACCGAAAAATATCTCCTCGACCTTGAAAGGGAAAAGTTCCTAAAGCTCTGTGGAAATAAAAAGACGATCGAACGTATCCAGCATATGTTGAAAAAAGGTAAGCCTCTCAGGAATTAA
- a CDS encoding thiolase family protein, with the protein MMAKSAKKSPVKKETVKKTDKKVSSKVVAKSPAGTSSGKPSAGKAYILAAYRTPGCKANRGKFKDMRPDDLAAVAIKGLIERTGIDPADVEDVILGCAFPEGESGMNMGRFAALKAGLPYTVPGQVVNRWCSSGLQTIAMASERIMAGFADCIIAGGAESMSMVPMGGNKFSANPTLATEWPETYSNMGITAELVAEKYKISREDMDKFGYESNMKAAQAIKEGKFKDEIIPVEVEKVSLVNGKVKKEKEIVDIDDGVRADTTVEGLSKLKTPFKVKGTVTAGNASQVTDGAAVALIVSENFLKKIGKKPIARFVAYTVKGVPPEIMGIGPVEAIPGALKLAGLTQNDIGLIELNEAFASQSLAVIRELKLDPKIINVNGGAIALGHPLGCTGAKLTATLLSEMQRRKDVRYGMVSMCIGGGMGAAGIFEKV; encoded by the coding sequence ATGATGGCAAAGAGCGCAAAGAAATCGCCGGTAAAAAAAGAGACGGTCAAGAAAACCGACAAGAAAGTTTCCAGTAAGGTCGTAGCGAAATCGCCTGCGGGAACATCTTCAGGCAAACCTTCTGCAGGGAAGGCGTACATACTTGCGGCGTATCGCACGCCCGGTTGCAAAGCGAACAGGGGGAAATTCAAGGATATGAGACCGGATGATCTGGCTGCGGTAGCCATAAAAGGGCTTATCGAGCGGACCGGAATAGATCCTGCCGACGTAGAAGATGTAATTCTGGGGTGCGCTTTCCCTGAAGGTGAATCCGGGATGAACATGGGCCGCTTTGCGGCCCTGAAAGCGGGTCTTCCATATACGGTTCCGGGTCAGGTTGTTAACAGGTGGTGCTCCTCCGGTTTACAGACCATTGCCATGGCTTCCGAACGGATCATGGCAGGTTTTGCCGATTGCATAATAGCTGGGGGCGCGGAATCGATGTCGATGGTTCCAATGGGAGGCAACAAGTTCAGCGCAAATCCTACACTTGCAACCGAGTGGCCCGAAACCTATTCCAATATGGGGATTACCGCTGAGCTTGTGGCCGAAAAATACAAGATAAGCCGAGAGGATATGGACAAGTTCGGATATGAAAGCAACATGAAGGCGGCACAGGCCATCAAGGAGGGGAAATTCAAGGATGAGATAATTCCTGTTGAAGTGGAGAAGGTTTCCCTGGTGAATGGCAAAGTAAAGAAAGAGAAAGAAATCGTCGATATCGACGATGGAGTACGCGCCGATACGACAGTTGAGGGGCTCTCCAAACTCAAAACACCTTTCAAGGTAAAAGGGACTGTCACAGCCGGTAACGCTTCACAGGTTACCGACGGCGCGGCCGTGGCACTGATAGTCTCTGAGAATTTCCTGAAGAAAATCGGGAAAAAGCCTATAGCGAGGTTCGTTGCCTACACGGTGAAAGGGGTTCCGCCGGAGATCATGGGTATAGGTCCGGTAGAGGCTATCCCCGGAGCGCTTAAACTTGCGGGACTGACGCAGAATGATATCGGGCTTATCGAGCTAAATGAAGCGTTCGCGTCGCAGTCGCTGGCTGTAATACGGGAATTGAAACTAGATCCGAAGATAATAAACGTAAACGGCGGCGCCATAGCGCTTGGCCATCCGCTTGGATGTACCGGCGCGAAGCTGACGGCAACACTGCTATCGGAAATGCAGAGAAGAAAAGATGTGAGATACGGAATGGTGAGCATGTGCATAGGCGGCGGCATGGGAGCCGCCGGCATTTTTGAAAAAGTCTAA
- a CDS encoding acyl-CoA dehydrogenase family protein, whose amino-acid sequence MSDTIIKGGEFLITDVSKDDVFTPEDFTDEHKQIAETTENFMLNELLPKMDEIEAKNFDVIKSAMKKCGDLGLLMIDTPEKFGGLQLDKVTSMLVAEKMSPAGSFSVTYAAHTGIGTLPLIYYGNDAQKQKYLEKIITGEWIAAYALTEPGSGSDAMKVDTTAKLSADGKHYILNGTKQFITNAGMASIFTVFAKIDKEHFTAFLVERGFEGVSIGPEEKKMGIHGSSTCQVILDNAKVPVENLLGEIGKGYKIAFNVLNVGRFKLGAAVTGASKYILGEGVKYANQRKQFGKTIGSFGAIKEKIADLTAEIYAAESLIYRFAGMIDKNISQLDRDAKDYYVDYQKAIEGYSSECGIAKVFCSDTLAHTVDEVVQIHGGYGFISEYVAERAYRDERINRIFEGTNEINRLLITGMILRKSVKGELPLQSEAMKAFESLMSPTFEEIDETLPFAREKALVKNLKTLFLILSAAAVQKFMEKLENEQEILMAASDIAIQIFALESAVLRAEKNYQKASENKKKHFDAAVKVFAFNATEEVAKSARKAAFFVEEGDTLNMILSGIRRFAKYDATGLLNAKRFLADSSLEVDKYIF is encoded by the coding sequence ATGAGCGACACGATTATCAAAGGCGGAGAATTTCTTATTACCGATGTTTCGAAAGATGATGTCTTTACTCCCGAGGATTTTACCGACGAACATAAGCAGATTGCCGAGACTACGGAAAACTTCATGCTTAACGAACTCCTTCCAAAGATGGACGAGATAGAAGCAAAAAATTTCGATGTCATAAAAAGCGCGATGAAAAAATGCGGAGACCTGGGGCTTCTTATGATAGACACTCCCGAAAAATTCGGTGGATTACAGCTCGACAAGGTTACAAGCATGCTTGTCGCGGAGAAGATGTCCCCTGCCGGTTCCTTTTCGGTAACATACGCGGCCCATACAGGAATAGGGACACTGCCGCTTATCTATTACGGCAACGACGCGCAGAAACAAAAGTATCTCGAAAAGATAATTACAGGCGAATGGATAGCCGCATATGCCCTTACCGAACCGGGATCTGGAAGCGACGCGATGAAGGTCGATACGACCGCGAAACTCTCCGCTGACGGCAAGCACTACATCCTAAACGGCACGAAACAGTTTATTACCAACGCGGGGATGGCGAGCATCTTTACCGTGTTTGCGAAAATTGATAAGGAACACTTTACAGCTTTCCTTGTCGAGCGCGGTTTCGAAGGGGTATCAATCGGACCCGAAGAGAAAAAGATGGGTATTCACGGCTCTTCAACATGCCAGGTGATACTGGATAATGCGAAGGTGCCTGTGGAAAACCTCCTCGGTGAAATAGGGAAGGGGTACAAGATAGCTTTCAACGTCCTGAACGTGGGGCGTTTTAAACTTGGCGCGGCGGTTACAGGAGCATCCAAGTACATACTTGGAGAAGGGGTAAAATACGCCAATCAGCGCAAGCAGTTTGGAAAAACGATTGGAAGTTTTGGAGCGATAAAGGAGAAGATTGCCGACCTTACCGCTGAAATCTACGCCGCTGAATCCCTTATCTACAGGTTTGCCGGGATGATAGACAAAAATATTTCGCAACTGGACAGGGATGCCAAGGATTATTATGTTGATTATCAGAAGGCTATCGAAGGTTATTCATCCGAATGCGGCATAGCCAAAGTGTTTTGCAGTGATACCTTGGCTCACACGGTTGATGAGGTTGTTCAGATACATGGCGGATACGGTTTTATAAGCGAGTATGTTGCCGAGAGAGCCTATCGGGACGAGCGGATTAACAGGATATTCGAAGGTACAAATGAGATCAACCGCCTCCTGATAACCGGAATGATCCTCCGTAAATCTGTCAAGGGGGAGCTTCCGCTTCAGAGCGAGGCGATGAAAGCGTTTGAATCGCTTATGAGCCCGACTTTTGAGGAAATAGACGAGACGCTTCCGTTTGCCAGGGAAAAGGCGCTTGTTAAGAATCTGAAAACACTGTTCTTGATACTTTCAGCGGCGGCAGTGCAGAAATTCATGGAAAAACTCGAAAACGAGCAGGAAATACTTATGGCGGCTTCCGATATCGCCATTCAGATATTCGCGTTGGAAAGCGCCGTCCTGCGAGCCGAAAAAAATTACCAGAAAGCGAGCGAGAACAAAAAGAAACATTTTGACGCCGCTGTAAAGGTATTTGCCTTCAATGCCACCGAAGAGGTTGCGAAATCGGCCAGAAAAGCTGCCTTCTTTGTGGAAGAGGGGGATACCCTGAATATGATCTTGAGCGGGATCAGGCGATTTGCGAAATACGACGCCACCGGACTTCTGAACGCAAAACGGTTTCTTGCCGATTCATCCCTGGAGGTCGACAAGTATATTTTTTAA
- a CDS encoding MBL fold metallo-hydrolase gives MEIIDNGSGLKFEKHSITTPYHVGVVHIYTCEINGNLILFDTGPPTITGREYLKKNIDMKRLKYLFITHCHPDHFGQMKFIEQSSDATIIVSKYDSYKYESPFKHLFLFYSFFRQLGFPLFLHILSNAGLTSFFFSGKFSNKYKLLEESGEILDSLGIRYVRCPGHSQSDIIYLLNGYAISGDVILREIFTAPLLDTDYESFSGRFRNYDAYCSTISKLKNIEKMTFLPSHRDYIDSVDNRIIYFVEKLLSRAETAAPILKANDSIYQAAEILFPLTKKLSFIFFIKVSELVFIDDFIKNPNLLAEALKKNGLFEVVENKFRQFLNL, from the coding sequence ATGGAAATAATCGACAATGGCAGCGGATTAAAATTTGAAAAACACTCTATTACTACCCCTTATCACGTCGGTGTAGTTCATATCTATACTTGCGAAATAAACGGCAACCTGATCCTTTTCGATACCGGGCCTCCTACCATCACCGGCAGGGAGTACCTGAAAAAGAATATAGATATGAAAAGGCTGAAATACCTCTTCATCACCCATTGTCACCCGGATCATTTCGGGCAGATGAAATTTATAGAGCAATCTAGTGACGCTACGATAATTGTCTCCAAATACGATTCGTACAAATATGAAAGTCCCTTCAAACACCTTTTCCTATTTTATAGCTTTTTCAGGCAACTTGGATTCCCTCTCTTTCTACACATTTTGTCAAACGCAGGGCTGACAAGCTTCTTCTTTTCCGGGAAATTTTCAAATAAATATAAGCTGCTTGAAGAATCCGGTGAAATCCTTGATTCACTCGGCATCCGTTATGTGAGATGCCCGGGCCATTCGCAGAGCGATATTATTTATCTCCTAAACGGGTACGCGATCTCAGGCGATGTCATTCTGCGGGAAATATTCACAGCTCCGCTTCTTGATACGGACTACGAATCCTTTAGCGGCAGATTCAGGAACTATGATGCTTACTGCTCTACCATTTCGAAATTAAAAAACATTGAGAAGATGACTTTTCTCCCTTCTCACAGGGATTACATAGATAGCGTGGACAACAGGATAATCTATTTCGTAGAAAAACTGCTTAGCAGAGCAGAGACGGCGGCGCCTATCCTGAAAGCGAACGACTCCATTTACCAGGCCGCAGAGATACTGTTCCCGTTGACAAAAAAACTCTCATTCATATTTTTTATCAAGGTTTCAGAACTTGTTTTCATAGATGACTTCATCAAAAACCCGAATCTGCTTGCAGAAGCCTTGAAGAAAAACGGCCTTTTCGAAGTAGTTGAAAACAAGTTCAGACAGTTCCTTAATCTGTAA